In the genome of Streptomyces racemochromogenes, one region contains:
- a CDS encoding pirin family protein, translated as MPAVTVENPLTLPRVAEPQTAAARKVLAVTTAPGGFEGEGFPVRRAFAGIDYKHLDPFIMMDQMGEVEYAPGEPKGTPWHPHRGFETVTYLLDGTFVHQDSNGGGGVINDGDTQWMTAGSGLLHIEAPPEHLVVSGGLFHGLQLWVNLPASDKMMPPRYQDIGGGKVKLLTTPDGGALLRVIAGELDGHEGPGITHTPITMIHATVTPGAQLTLPWREDFNALAYVMAGRGTVGTDRRPVHTGQTVVFGEGGSLTVRADESQDSHTPDLEIVLLGGRPIREPMAHYGPFVMNTRHELQQAFDDFQAGRLGRIPTTARTGLGHRGAGEAEED; from the coding sequence ATGCCCGCAGTGACTGTTGAGAACCCGTTGACCCTTCCGCGCGTGGCCGAGCCCCAGACGGCCGCCGCCCGCAAGGTGCTCGCCGTGACCACGGCTCCCGGGGGGTTCGAGGGCGAGGGCTTCCCGGTGCGCCGCGCCTTCGCCGGGATCGACTACAAGCACCTCGACCCGTTCATCATGATGGACCAGATGGGCGAGGTGGAGTACGCGCCGGGCGAGCCGAAGGGCACCCCCTGGCACCCGCACCGCGGCTTCGAGACCGTCACGTACCTGCTCGACGGGACCTTCGTCCACCAGGACAGCAACGGCGGCGGCGGAGTCATCAACGACGGCGACACCCAGTGGATGACCGCCGGCTCGGGCCTCCTGCACATCGAGGCCCCGCCGGAGCACCTCGTCGTCAGCGGCGGGCTCTTCCACGGCCTCCAGCTGTGGGTGAACCTCCCGGCCTCGGACAAGATGATGCCCCCGCGCTACCAGGACATCGGCGGCGGCAAGGTCAAGCTGCTCACCACCCCCGACGGCGGCGCGCTGCTCCGCGTCATCGCCGGTGAGCTGGACGGGCACGAGGGCCCGGGCATCACCCACACCCCGATCACGATGATCCACGCGACCGTCACCCCGGGCGCGCAGCTCACCCTGCCGTGGCGCGAGGACTTCAACGCCCTCGCGTACGTCATGGCCGGCCGGGGCACCGTGGGCACCGACCGCAGGCCGGTCCACACCGGGCAGACGGTCGTCTTCGGCGAGGGCGGCTCCCTCACCGTCCGCGCGGACGAGTCCCAGGACTCCCACACCCCGGACCTGGAGATCGTCCTGCTCGGCGGCCGCCCCATCCGCGAGCCGATGGCGCACTACGGGCCGTTCGTCATGAACACCCGGCACGAACTCCAGCAGGCCTTCGACGACTTCCAGGCGGGCCGCCTGGGCCGGATCCCCACCACCGCCCGGACGGGACTGGGCCACCGCGGCGCCGGCGAGGCCGAAGAGGACTGA